A part of candidate division WOR-3 bacterium genomic DNA contains:
- a CDS encoding SIMPL domain-containing protein (The SIMPL domain is named for its presence in mouse protein SIMPL (signalling molecule that associates with mouse pelle-like kinase). Bacterial member BP26, from Brucella, was shown to assemble into a channel-like structure, while YggE from E. coli has been associated with resistance to oxidative stress.) encodes MTKHLSLFLTLLCTVPLVAATRDETVRTLAVTGTAEVTVTPDICYLGFGVETEDKHSAVAAYKANASIVEAVLAAVKAQGIEPKDIQTGGLTVSPRYRYEEKTGRQIFEGYLVSHSLRVNVRDLGKVSSVLDAAVNAGATRVSNVSFTVENPKKYNQEARVEALKAARVKAEKIAEVTGVKLGRPISISEVEPGWYGGYYAQANVEAQYRGGELGETPLAPGQTKLSHTVNITYEIE; translated from the coding sequence ATGACGAAGCACCTGTCCCTTTTCTTGACTCTGCTCTGTACGGTGCCACTGGTTGCCGCAACCAGAGACGAGACCGTCAGAACTCTGGCCGTCACCGGCACCGCCGAGGTGACCGTGACGCCTGACATCTGCTATCTCGGCTTCGGTGTCGAGACCGAAGACAAGCACAGCGCGGTCGCAGCCTACAAGGCAAACGCCAGCATTGTCGAAGCAGTACTGGCCGCAGTAAAGGCCCAGGGCATTGAGCCCAAGGATATCCAGACCGGCGGTCTGACCGTGTCGCCCCGTTACCGGTACGAAGAAAAGACCGGCCGCCAGATATTCGAAGGCTACTTGGTATCTCACTCGCTCCGGGTAAATGTCCGCGACCTCGGCAAAGTCTCAAGCGTACTCGATGCCGCGGTGAACGCTGGTGCGACGCGGGTATCGAACGTCAGCTTCACGGTCGAGAATCCGAAGAAGTACAATCAGGAAGCACGCGTCGAAGCACTCAAGGCAGCCCGGGTCAAGGCCGAAAAGATTGCCGAAGTAACCGGCGTGAAGCTGGGCCGGCCGATTTCGATATCTGAAGTCGAACCCGGCTGGTATGGCGGCTACTATGCTCAGGCGAACGTCGAAGCCCAGTACCGCGGTGGGGAACTAGGCGAAACACCACTCGCCCCGGGCCAAACCAAGCTCAGCCACACGGTCAACATAACTTACGAGATCGAGTAG
- a CDS encoding metallophosphoesterase, translating to MASSRLSGLLRLALFLVCAGCRWDLAQIVCRPTVDERVKASIAGEIPWPEPVEVSRDSFCFAVFGDPQVGSDGKHLLGRFREDIGPKHISFFCVLGDLTNDATEQEVTTIRAALDSVGVPYYATIGNHDLYQKEGWQRFRDNFGPSCYSVTIADRLKLIFLDTAEGTVGERQFAWLEQELSKSRSCRKVVCTHFPCYDGITPTMWRMASTAERLRLESMLSEYRVHAIVSGHIHGWRHTEIAGVHHFIAGTMSLDLDYGTNGYLLFTFTRDSLFWERVEF from the coding sequence ATGGCTTCTAGCCGGCTGTCTGGCCTGCTTCGCTTGGCCTTGTTCCTTGTCTGTGCCGGCTGCCGATGGGACCTTGCCCAGATTGTTTGTCGGCCGACAGTTGACGAGCGAGTCAAAGCAAGCATCGCTGGTGAAATTCCCTGGCCCGAACCGGTCGAAGTTTCCCGCGACTCATTCTGCTTTGCGGTATTCGGCGACCCTCAGGTTGGCTCCGACGGCAAGCACCTCCTCGGCCGCTTCCGCGAAGACATCGGCCCGAAGCACATCTCTTTCTTCTGCGTGCTCGGCGACCTGACCAACGACGCCACCGAGCAAGAAGTGACTACTATCAGGGCGGCGCTCGACTCGGTCGGCGTGCCGTACTACGCGACTATCGGCAACCATGACTTGTACCAGAAAGAAGGCTGGCAGCGCTTCCGCGACAACTTCGGCCCTAGCTGCTACTCGGTCACGATCGCGGACCGGTTGAAGCTTATCTTCCTCGACACGGCCGAGGGCACGGTCGGCGAACGTCAGTTTGCATGGCTAGAGCAGGAACTTTCAAAATCTCGCAGTTGCCGCAAGGTCGTTTGCACTCACTTCCCCTGCTACGACGGTATCACACCCACAATGTGGCGAATGGCCAGCACCGCTGAGCGCCTCCGGCTCGAATCAATGCTCTCGGAATACCGGGTGCACGCGATAGTTTCCGGCCACATTCATGGCTGGCGTCATACCGAAATCGCCGGCGTCCATCACTTCATCGCCGGTACCATGTCGCTTGACTTGGACTATGGCACTAACGGCTACCTGCTCTTCACTTTTACCCGCGACTCGCTCTTCTGGGAGCGCGTGGAGTTCTAG